In Arachis hypogaea cultivar Tifrunner chromosome 2, arahy.Tifrunner.gnm2.J5K5, whole genome shotgun sequence, a genomic segment contains:
- the LOC112735174 gene encoding uncharacterized protein, producing the protein MKGKGQSQNIFVRIMVSPIRALGKARDMYVRSIIKCGDSMNYSNPMDAANRFSALSRSHSAATSRRSEVNDEDFAELMRAASARTLANRIDVDYVLKQQHQHVHHNSKGLPKSSSVGMARIDEENDYAEGSVGGGFGVPELYPRSKSYAVSKTHNVVAF; encoded by the coding sequence ATGAAAGGCAAGGGGCAAAGTCAGAacatttttgttagaatcatGGTGTCACCAATTAGGGCACTTGGAAAAGCAAGGGACATGTATGTGAGGAGCATAATAAAATGTGGGGACAGCATGAACTATAGTAACCCCATGGATGCTGCAAACAGATTCTCAGCTTTGTCTAGAAGCCATAGTGCTGCAACATCAAGAAGATCTGAAGTTAATGATGAGGATTTTGCTGAGCTCATGAGGGCTGCTTCTGCTAGAACTTTGGCTAATAGAATTGACGTGGATTATGTCCTAAAACAGCAGCATCAGCATGTTCATCATAATTCAAAAGGGTTACCAAAATCTAGCAGTGTTGGTATGGCTAGAATTGATGAGGAGAATGATTATGCAGAAGGTAGTGTTGGTGGCGGTTTTGGTGTGCCTGAATTGTATCCAAGAAGTAAGAGTTATGCTGTGTCTAAGACTCATAATGTTGTTGCTTTCTGA
- the LOC140178254 gene encoding uncharacterized protein isoform X1 encodes MYIETHKKKDGSFVTDEARDIAKQIEVLIAQNEKNESGPSTNDAIGKVFEEEHSGRVRCMRLGATPTNTFRNINHPSQLMMLRTKLLHRQQEEHHQTEALKIVKTLFNIALKID; translated from the exons ATGTATATAGAAACTCATAAGAAAAAAGATGGGTCATTTGTCACTGATGAAGCAAGGGATATAGCG AAACAAATTGAAGTACTTATTGctcaaaatgagaaaaatgaatctGGACCATCCACAAATGATGCTATTGGCAAAGTGTTTGAAGAGGAGCATTCTGGTAGGGTGCGATGCATGAGATTGGGAGCAACACCTACTAATACTTTCAGAAATATCAATCATCCTAGCCA gctAATGATGTTGAGAACGAAACTATTACACCGACAACAGGAAGAACATCATCAGACGGAAGCATTGAAAATCGTGAAGACATTGTTTAATATTGCTTTAAAGATTGATTAG